In Prinia subflava isolate CZ2003 ecotype Zambia chromosome 8, Cam_Psub_1.2, whole genome shotgun sequence, the genomic window GTGCTGGGGTATGATGGAACCAATCTGGCAGTCGTGACAGCTGCTCCACGTGGGTTCCAGTCTGGAGATCGGGTGACCTGGTTTGTCCTGTTCCAGAACGTCAGCGGGTTCTTTGTGCACCcagtggggctggaggtgctggtggacCACAGCAGCCTGGACATGTCGCAGTGGGCGGTGAGCAGGGTCTTCTATAACGGGCAGTACTACAGGGACATGGCTCAGCTGGAGAGCGCCTACGTGCAGGGTCGGATGAGCGTGGAGAAGGTGAGGAAGGTTCCGTGGGACGGGGACTTCTCGTCCATGAGGCCTCGAGCACCTCGGGCCGCGCAGTTCCCGATGCAGTTTGAGCCGCAGGGTCCCCGCTACAGCGTCAGGAACAACCGGGTGCTCTTCCAGGCCTGGAGCTTTGCCTTTGGGGTGAGCGTGAGCAGGGGCCTGCGGCTGTTTGACATCCGACACCAGGGGGAGAGGGTTGCCTACGAGATCAGCGTGCAGGAGGCGCTGTCAGTGTACGGCTCCAACTGCCCGGCGGGGATGTCCACGCGCTACATGGACGGCAGCTTCGGCCTGGGCCGCTACACCTCCCCGCTGGTGCCAGGGGTGGACTGCCCCTACCTGGCCACCTACGTGGACACACACTCTCTGTCAGACAGCCTGAAGCCCCAGAAGAGGAAAGCTTCCCTCTGCATCTTTGAGCACAACCTGGGCTCCCCTCTGCGGCGCCACTACTCCAACTTGCAGTCGCTCTACTACGGCGGGTTGGTCAACTCCGCGCTGGTCGTTCGCTCCATCGTCACCGTGGGCAACTACGACTACGTGTGGGACTTCATCTTCTACCAGAATGGGGCCATGGAGGGCAAGGTGCAGGCCACGGGCTACCCAAGCTCGTCCTTTCTTCATGGGGATGGGCTGAGATACGGCAACAGGCTGTGGGAGCACACGCTGGGCACGATACACACCCATTTTGTCAACTATAAGGTGGACTTGGACGTGGGAGGTAGGTCTGGCTCTTGTCTCTCCTTTTTAAATAGTACTTTCCAAATGCTTTTAGATTCAAAAATCTTTACTTTTTTTGGTGGTTATACAAGTTTTCCTTTTCACCACTGAAGTGGTGTGCTTGCAGTAGGGGGTGGTAaaactgcaggaacagggagaagGCAGATAAAATCAAACTGTCACTGTTAATACTGCCAGGGGAGGTGTGGGCTGAAAAGTTTTATTCCTgtgagaagaagaaaggaaatgagCTCTGCTGGGCATGAATGTTCTTCTGTGGGGATCAAACCATCATAGATAGCCACAGGTTCAGCTCTGAAATGGCTTTTATGAAAGCTGAGAATTCACATGTTAAAGAAGCAGAACACAGAGGGGCTTTGTggtgggacaggcaggaggtgctgagcaATAACCCCTTTGCCAGACCTGCACAGGCACTGGCCATTGAATGCCCCCAGCAGCCTTTTGACACCTTTTCCCCAGATCCATCTGCTCCTAAGCCACTCTTGTTGCTCCAAACCTTGGGCCCATGTTTCTTCTTTGTGGCAGGCCCTGAGAGCAGCACAACACTGCTCTTGTCCGTAATGTGCAAATGTGTGCAGcacctgggctgctccaggcgCCTCCACTGTGCAGAATGAGCAGTAACAAAGCTCATGCTCTGGTTAATCAGCCTGTGCTTGCACAGGAAGCAAACCTGTTCCTCTGCCCTGGGGTGAGGCTCATCCCTCATCCCCTCTTGTCTCTCACAGTGTCTGCTGCAGAGTGGTGTTGCCTGGCTTGGACAAGAGTCCCCAGCCAGAGATCAACACAAGGGGTGTTGTCATGGCatgtggagctgcagagcagtaaCTGCTCCTGGACAGGGTTGGTGCTCAGAGCCCCggggtgcagggagggagagcagggagagcaggcacTGTGAGGTCCCTGGGGAACAGGGCACTGTGGGGACTCTGCTCAGTGACTTTGTTTTGGCTTCGCAGGGGTGAAAAACTCCCTGGTGGCCCACGACATGGCATTTGAGGTGACACGGGCTCCCTGGAGCCCCGAGCAGCAGATAGAGCGGCCACAGCTCACCAAGAAGGTCCTGGACACGGAAGACCAGGCTGCCTTCAGGCTGCACTCCAAGGTCCCCAGATACATCTACTTCGCTGCCAACAGCAAAAACAAGTGGGGCCACCAGCGTGGCTACAGGATCCAGATCACCAGTTTTGCAGGGGACCACATGCCTGAAGCCAGCTCCATGGAGAGAGCCATCAGCTGGGCAAGGTCAGGCTGTTCTGGCTGGCGTGGCAGGGTCTCAGAgatcccccagccctgccagctgggaAGGCTTTGCTGGATGTCCTCTGATGGGAGCACTCTTCTGGGGTCGCTCCACTGGAGCAGGCCTGTGCTCTGGAGGCTTTCAGGAGCTGATTTAGCTCTGCCCTGCCTCGGGGGGCTGCTCTTTTCTTGTCCTCAGGTACCAGCTGGCCGTCACCCGGCGGAAGGAGGAGGAGCCCACCAGCACCAGCATCTACAACCAGAATGACCCCTGGACGCCCACGGTCAGCTTTGCTGACTTCATCAACAACGAGACCATCACCAACGAGGTGAGCTGGGCTCCCTGGGCTGGAATGTAAcacccagctccaggctcaGTGGGAGCTCCGAGGAGCAGAGAGGCTCCAGCACCACCCCtgggacagcagtgagagcagcagcccagaggaaagaggaaagtgGGTCTGAGCATCCCCTTCTCTGTGTGTCTGCTTGGTGCTTTGCTCAGAGAACACAGagtgtgtgtgcagagcagaaGCTTGTTTCTCCCTGTGGAGAAATGCTGGCAAAACGTAATGAAAACCTCTGTCAGACCAGAGTGAGGCCACGGCAAGGGCCCTTCACCTGGGTGGGTGTCTGCAGCCACGGCTGTGGCAGATctttggggaagggaggagtTCTTTCCCAGGAGGGGGGAGCTTGATGTGTGGGAAAGCAGCTGGCTTGTGCCCATCGGGgttcccctccttcccttctgtcACTCCCCACTGCCCCGTGCGTATTTTGGTCAccgctgctgcagcttctgaagTAACCCTGGGCTTGTGGCTCTTCCCTGCCTAGGACCTGGTTGCCTGGATAACTGCTGGCTTCCTTCACATTCCACACTCTGAAGATATTCCCAACACTGTGACCGTGGGAAACTCGGTCGGTTTTCTCCTGAGACCCTACAACTACTACGACCTGGACCCCTCCATATACTCCCACGATGGGGTGTTTTTCACCAGCGAACAGGACTTCACAGCATGTGAAATCAACCCTCTTGCCTGCTTGCCCAAAACTGCCTCTTGTTTGCCAAACTTCCCCCCGTTCACCTATGATGGTTTTCGAAATATGAGCAGGCTTTGATGCTACAGGATGGTGTGAGGAGATGTGGTCAGAGACACCAGGCTGACCATCCTGTCTCTGATTTGCAGCTTTTTAGTGAAGTTGTCTCAATTTTCAGTTATCCAGTGACTTCACATTTTATTGTTGCTTTTGAAATAGTGCTCTTGAAAAGGGAAGCATGATTTTTCCTAGCATGACGTGAGATGGAAATCTAAGTTGTCTGTTAATTCCCGAATTTGAGTCTGCCGCCAGAGGAAAGTGAGGAGAAAATCCTGTTCCTCTGCTGTAGAAGCAAGTGCTGTGTAGTGCATACCTCAggttaaaataatgaaaatggtGCTGGTCCAATGCTCTCAAGTGTCTCATTCTTacagcagcatctcctgtggATGATGCTGGTCTCTGCCATAGTTCCTGTGCCCACAAACCAGCCCAGCAGTGTGGCTCTGGCTGTTtgtcagggcacagggatgtccagctggagggcaggagggacaaGCTGGGGCGtgccccagggctcaggggcATGGACTGAGGTGGGCACTGGCACTGAGCCCTGTGGCTGTTGGGGGGAGGCTGGGTCATGGCCAGGACTGGGTGGGTTGTGGCCCTCAGGCCCTCAGTGCTGGGCACAAGGGAGGGATCCAGACAGGACTTGCAGGAAGGGGTCTCGTGGCTGCTGGTGATGCAGCTTGGCCAGTGCCACTGCCTGTTTGCCGGGATGCTGGCTGGGCTCTGGTGCCCCTGTTCCTCTCCTCGCTGCCCCATCTGTGCTAGGATCTAACTCAGGATCAGTGGGCACCTTTGCAAGGTGACAGAGAGCTGTCCTCTCCCTCCCGGCTGCAGGACCACAGGGATGttggcaggagcaggcagtgctgcttgGTGGTGTCTGGGCTGTGTCAGGATGGGGCAGTGATGCTGTGTttagctctgctctgcactgggaagGTTTATCTCTACAGCCACTGCCCAGCATCTGCAGGGTTaagagaaggagcagaaggGAGATGTGCTTCTTTCCCCTAAATGATTGGATCCCTTCTCTCCAAGCTCTGCAGTGTAGGATCTGGGACCAGAGGGGAAGGATGGATGTACAAACATTGAGTTTACTTAAAATTATGACCCTCAAGGGAAGTGGAGCAAAGTTGCCTTTTATGGTTCCCAGCAAATCCTGGCAGTGTGTGAGAACATCCCCTTGCACTCTCCCTGCGAGTTCCTGCAGGCTGTTCCCTGGTGAGGAAACAGGGGAGGAAAACAAACCCGAGCCAACCCAGCCCCTTGTTCTGGTGAGTCTCTGGGAGGATTCTGCAGCTGGAAGCTTGTCCTGCCAGACTGCAGGAGCGCTCAGTGCCCCAGCAGGCATGAGCCTCAAAACCGTGCTCATCCTGCTTGGTCTGGCGTTAGCCACGATATTCGCGTTGGTCTGCGTCTTGCTGACCAGAGAAAGGACCCCCAGCACCTGCCAGCGCCTGCCCCCGCAGCAGGAGGACGTGGAGGACGGCCAGAGCCTGGTCTTTGCTGACCTGACAGCCGAGGAGATGTCCCAGGTGGTGCGGtacctgcagggacacctcgGGGTGCCGCTGGTTGAGGCGTCGCGTGCTGAACCCTCGGACAACTGCATCGCCctggtggagctgcaggtgcccGCCAAGGCAGAGGTGCTGCGGTTCCTGGACGGCGCGGGGGCTCGTCCCCCCCGAgaggccctggctgtgctgtacTTTGGGAAGCAGCCGGAGCCCAACATCACCGAGTTTGTGGTGGGGCCGCTGCCGAGGCCGGCGTACCACCGAGACGTGACGGTGCAGAAGTACGGGGGGAGGCTGCCCTACCACCGCAGACCCGTCACGGGCAGGGAGTACGCGGACATCAACGCCCTCGTTCAGAGGGAGCTGAGAAAGGCGCCGCGCTTCCTCGCTGCCTGCTGTGAGTCTGACGGGACTGACCTGGTCACCCTCACCACAGCCCCACGCGGCTTCAAGTCCGGTGACCGTGTGACCTGGTTTGTCCTGTTCCACAATGTGGCTGGCACTGGGTATTACCTGTCTCCggtggggctggaggtgctggtggacCACGGGGACCTCCGCGTCTCCCAGTGGCGGCTGCGCCAGGTCTTCTACAATGGCCGCTACTttgccagcacagaggagctggaaCAGGAGTTTGTGGCCGGTGCTCTGGAGGTCGTCAGGCTCAAGCGGCCCCAGGGTGATGCAGTGCTGAGCTCAATGAAGCCCCGGCGCCCTCCTGGGTCCCCAGGCCCGCTGCAGTTTGAGCCGCAGGGTCCCCGCTACAGAGTCAGGAACAACCGCGTCAccttccagggctggagcttCGCCTTCGGCATGAGCCCCAACACCGGCCCGCGCCTCTTTGACATCAGGTACCGTGGGGAGAGGATTGTCTATGAGCTGAGTCTCCAGGAAGCCTTAGCCCTGTATGGCTCCAACTGCCCTGGGGGCATGTCCACCCGCTACCTCGACGGCAGCTTTGGCATCGGCAGGTTTGCCTACGAGCTGGTCCAGGGCCTGGACTGCCCCTACACGGCGACCTACGTGGACAGGCACTACCTGGCAGAGTCAGATACCCCCAAAACCAACCGAAGGTCACTCTGCATTTTTGAGCACGACTCTGCCCTCCCTCTGAGGCGCCACTTCTCCGACTCGCAGTCCTTCTACTACGGTGGGCTGCGGAAGAACACGCTGGTCGTCCGTACCATCTCCACGCTCATCAACTACGACTACATCTGGGACTTCATGTTCCACGGCAGCGGGGCTGTGGAGGTCCGGGTGCACGCCACCGGCTACATCAGCTCCTCCTTCTTCCATGGCCGAGGCACTGACTATGGCAACAGGGTTGGGCCCCACACGCTGGGGACGATGCACCTCCACCACATCCACTACAAGGTGGACCTGGATGTTGACGGTAGGTCTGGCCACCTTTTGTGCACAGCTGTGGTTTGCTGTGGCCTAAAGCTCTGCCTGGGGTGCAGAGCTTGAGagggttttctcttctgcttcacAGGGCAGCTGAACTCCCTGGAGACCCAGGACATGGAGTATGAGTTTGTCAAAGATCCCTGGAGCGCACAGAACACCATTGAGCGGCCGTTCCTCcgcagggaaaggctggagaaGGAGGACGAGGCAGCGTTCCCACTCAACGCCCCCATGCCCCGCTACCTCTCCTTTGTCAGCCCCAATCCCAACAAGTGGGAGCACCCACGCAGCTACAGGATCCAGAtcagcagctttgctgggaaGCACCtgcccaccagcagctccatggaacGCGCCGTCAGCTGGGGCAGGTGGGTGCCAGGGCTATGGAATGTGaggcctcagctgctgctgctcctggtggaGGGAGGCTGTCACCCCTGGGCAGGCCTGcaccaggctgcagggaagggttAAACAGCAAACATTCACAGCTTTTGGCTCTGAAATGTCCCTGAGATGTTGCTCAATAACATCTGCTTATGGTATTTCACAGGCAGGAATCTGACCCCGCGTCAGACTGATTTAGAGCAACCCCGTGTGTTTTTCCCTTTGAGGGGAAGTAGGCTGCAGAACAAATTCCTAAGGGAAGCACTTGTATTGCTAGGCTGTGATATTTTCCCATGAGGACAGAATGCCTTTTGGAAAATGCTTGGGATGAGCACAGAGCAGTCTCACTGCCAGGGTGAACTGATGGAGCTCGTGCTGGGGAAATCTGTGGGGGAGAAGCAGCTTGAAGGGAGTGCATTGGGCATTGGGTGGCAGCGTTTGCACCTGGACCCATTCACATTTCCCAGCCACGCTGGAAaagccacaggcagcaggggaTCCCCTGCAAAGCTCAAAGATGCTGGGGTTGCTGCTCactgctgccctcccagccctttccctccccaccccagggcAGGCCAGGGATGCATCCAGCCCCAGACTGCCAGTGCATCCCAGCTGGCaatgccctgtgctggcagggacGAGCCCCTGtgatccctgtgctggcagggacGAGCCCCTGtgatccctgtgctggcagggacGAGCCCCTGtgatccctgtgctggcaggtaCCAGCTGGCCGTCACCCGGCGGAAGGAGGAGGAGCCCACCAGCACCAGCATCTACAACCAGAATGACCCCTGGATGCCCACAGTCAGCTTTGCTGACTTCATCAACAACGAGACCATCACCAACCAGGTAAGCTGGGCTCCCTGGGCTGGACAGAAGCTGCCCCtgtcccagagccagcagctggcagagtcCTGCTCAGCCTGACTGATGCCTTATTCCTCTCCTCACAGGACCTGGTTGCCTGGATCACTGTGGGGTTCCTGCACGTCCCTCGTGCTGAGGATGTCCCCAACACAGTGACTGTGGGGAATGGTGTCGGCTTCTTCCTGAGGCCCTACAACTATTTCAACGAGGACCCCTCGGTGGATTCACCTGACAGTGTCTACTTCAGCAGTGAACAGGATGTTGGGGCATGTGGGGTCAATCCCCTTGCCTGTCTGTCCTCTGCCACCTCCTGTGCCCCTCGCCTGCCCCCCTTCCACTTCGGGGGCTTCCTCAACCTCAGTCTGCCACCTGGTGGGCTCTGatgggccaggggctgctgctggctctcgGGTGGGTGCCCAGGGTGTCTCTGTCCCACACCAGGACCTgccttccccctgcccagggTGCCACGTGCTCAGCGTCAGCTTTTGGGAGAAGCTCAGTTCTTGTTTCAGCACTGCCAAAGGAGGACCCAAAGCCTCTGAAAAACAGCCCCTgggagtgattttttttttagtttcatcCTGGATGCCACCCTGTGTACCGTGGAGTGCCCACAGCCACTCCCCTCCTCTGGGGTGGGGCTTCCACCACGTCCCCATCCTCGGAGCACAGGGTGGCAGtcctggccagggctgcccacagcacaaagctgcag contains:
- the LOC134553810 gene encoding membrane primary amine oxidase-like isoform X2 — translated: MNLKTVLILLGLALATIFALVCVLLTRERTPSPCQRLPPQQEDVEDSQSLVFADLTAEEMSQVVRYLQGHLGVPLVEASRAEPSDNCIALVELQVPAKAEVLRFLDGAGARPPREALAVLYFGKQPEPNITELVVGPLPRPAYHRDVTVQKYGGRLPYHRRPTLAVEYKQIWGFLKSQVLPSAPAFMQQVLGYDGTNLAVVTAAPRGFQSGDRVTWFVLFQNVSGFFVHPVGLEVLVDHSSLDMSQWAVSRVFYNGQYYRDMAQLESAYVQGRMSVEKAWSFAFGVSVSRGLRLFDIRHQGERVAYEISVQEALSVYGSNCPAGMSTRYMDGSFGLGRYTSPLVPGVDCPYLATYVDTHSLSDSLKPQKRKASLCIFEHNLGSPLRRHYSNLQSLYYGGLVNSALVVRSIVTVGNYDYVWDFIFYQNGAMEGKVQATGYPSSSFLHGDGLRYGNRLWEHTLGTIHTHFVNYKVDLDVGGVKNSLVAHDMAFEVTRAPWSPEQQIERPQLTKKVLDTEDQAAFRLHSKVPRYIYFAANSKNKWGHQRGYRIQITSFAGDHMPEASSMERAISWARYQLAVTRRKEEEPTSTSIYNQNDPWTPTVSFADFINNETITNEDLVAWITAGFLHIPHSEDIPNTVTVGNSVGFLLRPYNYYDLDPSIYSHDGVFFTSEQDFTACEINPLACLPKTASCLPNFPPFTYDGFRNMSRL
- the LOC134553810 gene encoding membrane primary amine oxidase-like isoform X1, producing the protein MNLKTVLILLGLALATIFALVCVLLTRERTPSPCQRLPPQQEDVEDSQSLVFADLTAEEMSQVVRYLQGHLGVPLVEASRAEPSDNCIALVELQVPAKAEVLRFLDGAGARPPREALAVLYFGKQPEPNITELVVGPLPRPAYHRDVTVQKYGGRLPYHRRPTLAVEYKQIWGFLKSQVLPSAPAFMQQVLGYDGTNLAVVTAAPRGFQSGDRVTWFVLFQNVSGFFVHPVGLEVLVDHSSLDMSQWAVSRVFYNGQYYRDMAQLESAYVQGRMSVEKVRKVPWDGDFSSMRPRAPRAAQFPMQFEPQGPRYSVRNNRVLFQAWSFAFGVSVSRGLRLFDIRHQGERVAYEISVQEALSVYGSNCPAGMSTRYMDGSFGLGRYTSPLVPGVDCPYLATYVDTHSLSDSLKPQKRKASLCIFEHNLGSPLRRHYSNLQSLYYGGLVNSALVVRSIVTVGNYDYVWDFIFYQNGAMEGKVQATGYPSSSFLHGDGLRYGNRLWEHTLGTIHTHFVNYKVDLDVGGVKNSLVAHDMAFEVTRAPWSPEQQIERPQLTKKVLDTEDQAAFRLHSKVPRYIYFAANSKNKWGHQRGYRIQITSFAGDHMPEASSMERAISWARYQLAVTRRKEEEPTSTSIYNQNDPWTPTVSFADFINNETITNEDLVAWITAGFLHIPHSEDIPNTVTVGNSVGFLLRPYNYYDLDPSIYSHDGVFFTSEQDFTACEINPLACLPKTASCLPNFPPFTYDGFRNMSRL
- the LOC134553805 gene encoding membrane primary amine oxidase-like; this encodes MTLKGSGAKLPFMVPSKSWQCVRTSPCTLPASSCRLFPGEETGEENKPEPTQPLVLVSLWEDSAAGSLSCQTAGALSAPAGMSLKTVLILLGLALATIFALVCVLLTRERTPSTCQRLPPQQEDVEDGQSLVFADLTAEEMSQVVRYLQGHLGVPLVEASRAEPSDNCIALVELQVPAKAEVLRFLDGAGARPPREALAVLYFGKQPEPNITEFVVGPLPRPAYHRDVTVQKYGGRLPYHRRPVTGREYADINALVQRELRKAPRFLAACCESDGTDLVTLTTAPRGFKSGDRVTWFVLFHNVAGTGYYLSPVGLEVLVDHGDLRVSQWRLRQVFYNGRYFASTEELEQEFVAGALEVVRLKRPQGDAVLSSMKPRRPPGSPGPLQFEPQGPRYRVRNNRVTFQGWSFAFGMSPNTGPRLFDIRYRGERIVYELSLQEALALYGSNCPGGMSTRYLDGSFGIGRFAYELVQGLDCPYTATYVDRHYLAESDTPKTNRRSLCIFEHDSALPLRRHFSDSQSFYYGGLRKNTLVVRTISTLINYDYIWDFMFHGSGAVEVRVHATGYISSSFFHGRGTDYGNRVGPHTLGTMHLHHIHYKVDLDVDGQLNSLETQDMEYEFVKDPWSAQNTIERPFLRRERLEKEDEAAFPLNAPMPRYLSFVSPNPNKWEHPRSYRIQISSFAGKHLPTSSSMERAVSWGRYQLAVTRRKEEEPTSTSIYNQNDPWMPTVSFADFINNETITNQDLVAWITVGFLHVPRAEDVPNTVTVGNGVGFFLRPYNYFNEDPSVDSPDSVYFSSEQDVGACGVNPLACLSSATSCAPRLPPFHFGGFLNLSLPPGGL
- the LOC134553810 gene encoding membrane primary amine oxidase-like isoform X3; the encoded protein is MSQWAVSRVFYNGQYYRDMAQLESAYVQGRMSVEKVRKVPWDGDFSSMRPRAPRAAQFPMQFEPQGPRYSVRNNRVLFQAWSFAFGVSVSRGLRLFDIRHQGERVAYEISVQEALSVYGSNCPAGMSTRYMDGSFGLGRYTSPLVPGVDCPYLATYVDTHSLSDSLKPQKRKASLCIFEHNLGSPLRRHYSNLQSLYYGGLVNSALVVRSIVTVGNYDYVWDFIFYQNGAMEGKVQATGYPSSSFLHGDGLRYGNRLWEHTLGTIHTHFVNYKVDLDVGGVKNSLVAHDMAFEVTRAPWSPEQQIERPQLTKKVLDTEDQAAFRLHSKVPRYIYFAANSKNKWGHQRGYRIQITSFAGDHMPEASSMERAISWARYQLAVTRRKEEEPTSTSIYNQNDPWTPTVSFADFINNETITNEDLVAWITAGFLHIPHSEDIPNTVTVGNSVGFLLRPYNYYDLDPSIYSHDGVFFTSEQDFTACEINPLACLPKTASCLPNFPPFTYDGFRNMSRL